The following proteins come from a genomic window of Girardinichthys multiradiatus isolate DD_20200921_A chromosome 8, DD_fGirMul_XY1, whole genome shotgun sequence:
- the myo1hb gene encoding unconventional myosin-Ih encodes METKSLEDRCNRILRNMEASLTARDRVGIQDFVLLDPYTSESAFLDNLRKRFHENLIYTYIGTLLVSVNPYKDLGIYSKKQMDTYMGVNFFELPPHIYALADNVFRTMLSEFNNHFILISGESGAGKTEASKKILQFYAVSCPSTRLLNNVGDRLLLSNPVLEAFGNAKTLKNDNSSRFGKYMDIQFDYRGEAVGGHILSYLLEKSRVVHQNHGERNFHIFYQLVEGGEEDLLRWLGLERNCKNYRYLVQGDCAKVSSINDKSDWKTVRKALSVIDFSESDTEHLFAIIASVLHLGNLKFEADARGYATVKNYQELHWVSKLLGIPNQVLQQGLTHRKIEAKTEEVLSPFSVEHAVYARDALAKAIYDRTFNWLVNKINESLANQDSSRKMVIGLLDIYGFEVFSVNSFEQFCINYCNEKLQQLFIQLTLKSEQEEYELEGIEWELVPYFNNKIICDLVEEKFRGIISLLDEECLRPGDATDLTFLEKMEEKIGGHPHFVTHKLADKNTRKTLERGDFRLLHYAGQVTYCVVGFLDKNNDLLYRSGKEVMQHSKNAIIKHCFPSSEPDSKKRPETVVTQFKSSLVGLTEILMSKEPWYVRCIKPNEAKQPAKFDDVLVRHQIKYLGLMEHLRVRRAGFAYRRRYEIFLQRYKALCPDTWPNWKGTPEEGVRCLIKHLGYKTDEYKFGRTKIFIRHPRTLFATEDAFQVCKHQLATRIQAKYKGWRVKEDYLRQKEAATKIENCWRGLMARKERERRAWAVKVIKKFIKGFMTRNQPACIDNSEYLAYVRQNYLIRLKENLPKTVLEKGSWLTPPPILKEVSELLQNIYIRYLVRQFVREITPQRKAQLLLKAQTSSMFKGKKESYPFSVCRSFVDTRIALEDINLKVRQTIQQEHIKYSVPVVKYDRNGFRPRLRQLIFTQEAAYLVEETKIKQRIDYSCLKGVSVSNLSDNFFILHVTCDDIKQKGDLVLQCDYLYEALTKLSIVGDKHSCVKVVQGSVRFDIQPGREGFVEFKSGQESMVYRAKNGHLMVESTRTKSR; translated from the exons AGCCTAGAGGATCGGTGTAACCGGATCCTGAGGAACATGGAAGCCTCTCTCACGGCCCGGGATCGGGTGGGCATCCAGGATTTTGTTCTCCTGGACCCCTACACGAGTGAGAGTGCCTTTTTGGACAACCTGAGGAAACGCTTCCATGAGAACCTGATTTAT ACCTACATTGGGACTCTTCTGGTGTCGGTCAACCCATATAAAGACTTAGGCATCTACAGCAAAAAGCAAATGGATACCTATATGGGAGTTAACTTCTTTGAGCTGCCACCTCACAT TTATGCTCTGGCAGACAACGTCTTCCGCACCATGCTGTCAGAGTTCAACAACCACTTCATCTTGATCTCAGGAGAGAGCGGGGCTGGAAAAACCGAGGCCTCCAAAAAAATCCTCCAGTTCTACGCTGTCAGCTGTCCGAGCACCAGACTCCTCAACAACGTAGGGGACAGGCTCCTTCTCTCCAATCCAGTGCTTGAA GCTTTCGGAAATGCCAAAACCCTGAAAAATGACAACTCAAGTCGATTTGGGAAATACATGGACATCCAGTTCGACTATAGG GGTGAAGCTGTTGGTGGTCACATCCTCAGTTACCTGCTGGAGAAGTCCCGCGTGGTGCACCAGAACCATGGCGAGAGAAACTTCCACATCTTCTACCAGTTGGTGGAAGGAGGAGAGGAGGATCTGCTCCGCTGGCTCGGCCTGGAGAGAAACTGCAAGAACTACCGTTATCTTGTGCAG GGGGACTGTGCCAAAGTTAGCTCGATCAATGATAAAAGTGATTGGAAGACAGTGCGTAAAGCCCTGTCTGTCATAGACTTCAGCGAGAGTGACACTGAG CACCTATTTGCAATTATTGCCAGTGTGCTCCATTTGGGAAATCTAAAGTTTGAAGCAGATGCTCGAGGATATGCCACTGTCAAAAACTACCAGGAGTTGCACTGGGTGTCAAAA TTGTTGGGTATTCCTAATCAGGTGCTACAACAGGGCTTAACCCACAGAAAGATAGAAGCCAAAACAGAAGAG gTCCTCAGCCCCTTCTCTGTGGAACATGCAGTATATGCCAGGGATGCTCTTGCCAAAGCCATCTATGATCGAACCTTCAACTGGCTGGTCAACAAGATCAATGAATCACTGGCTAATCAG GATTCCTCCAGGAAAATGGTCATCGGTCTGCTGGACATCTATGGGTTTGAAGTTTTCAGTGTAAACAG CTTCGAACAGTTCTGCATCAACTACTGCAACgagaagctgcagcagcttTTCATCCAGCTGACGCTCAAATCAGAGCAGGAGGAGTACGAACTGGAAGGAATTGAA TGGGAGCTGGTGCCAtattttaacaacaaaataatCTGTGACCTTGTGGAGGAGAAATTTAGAGGAATCATCTCGTTGTTG GATGAGGAATGTTTGCGTCCCGGGGACGCCACCGACCTCAcctttctggagaagatggaggaaaagaTTGGTGGTCATCCTCATTTTGTCAC acacaaacttgcagataaaaacacaagaaaaacactGGAAAGAGGAGACTTCCGCCTCCTACACTATGCTGGGCAGGTTACATATTGTGTTGTTG GATTCTTGGACAAAAACAATGATCTGTTGTACCGAAGTGGAAAAGAG GTCATGCAGCACTCCAAAAACGCCATAATCAAACACTGCTTTCCCTCCTCTGAACCCGACAGCAAAAAGAGACCTGAAACT GTGGTGACCCAGTTTAAAAGCAGCCTGGTGGGTCTGACTGAAATCCTAATGTCCAAAGAACCTTGGTATGTGCGCTGCATCAAACCCAATGAAGCCAAGCAACCAG CAAAATTTGATGATGTGCTGGTGAGACATCAGATTAAATACCTGGGGCTCATGGAGCACCTGAGGGTCAGGCGGGCTGGCTTTGCGTACCGACGCAGATATGAGATATTTCTCCAGAG GTATAAAGCTCTGTGTCCAGACACCTGGCCCAACTGGAAAGGTACTCCAGAAGAAGGTGTTCGGTGCCTTATTAAACACCTGGGCTACAAAACTGATGAGTATAAGTTTGGCAG GACCAAGATTTTCATTCGCCATCCCAGGACTCTGTTTGCAACAGAGGATGCCTTTCAGGTCTGCAAGCATCAGCTAG CAACCAGGATTCAAGCCAAATATAAGGGCTGGAGAGTGAAAGAAGACTACCTGAGACAGAAAGAAGCTG CAACTAAAATTGAGAACTGCTGGAGAGGTTTGATGGCAAGGAAAGAACGTGAGCGGAGAGCCTGGGCCGTCAAGGTCATCAAGAA ATTCATTAAAGGTTTCATGACAAGAAATCAACCAGCCTGCATTGACAACAGTGAGTACCTTGCCTATGTGAGGCAGAACTACCTCATCCGCCTGAAGGAAAACCTTCCCAAAACAGTCCTTGAGAAGGGCTCTTGGCTCACCCCACCACCCATATTAAAGGAG GTCTCAGAGCTCTTGCAGAACATCTACATTCGCTATTTGGTGAGACAGTTTGTCCGAGAAATCACCCCACAAAGGAAAGCGCAG CTGCTCTTGAAAGCCCAAACAAGCTCCATgttcaaaggaaaaaaagaaagctaCCCATTCAGTGTATGCAGATCGTTTGTGGACACCAGGATTG CTCTGGAAGACATAAACCTGAAGGTTCGTCAGACCATTCAGCAAGAGCACATCAAG TACAGTGTGCCAGTGGTGAAGTACGACAGGAATGGGTTCAGGCCTCGTCTCCGGCAGCTCATCTTCACCCAGGAAGCCGCCTACCTTGTTGAGGAGACAAAGATCAAGCAGCGGATTGATTACAGCTGTCTGAAAG GTGTGTCTGTGAGCAACCTGAGTGACAACTTCTTCATCCTCCATGTTACATGTGATGATATTAAACAAAAG GGAGATCTGGTTCTGCAGTGCGACTACCTCTATGAGGCGCTGACTAAGCTAAGCATTGTTGGAGACAAGCACAGCTGTGTCAAAGTGGTCCAGGGGAG TGTGAGATTTGACATTCAGCCTGGCAGAGAGGGGTTTGTCGAGTTCAAAAGTGGTCAGGAGTCCATGGTCTACAGAGCAAAGAATGGCCATCTGATGGTG gaatcAACAAGAACTAAATCCAGATGA